A genomic segment from Flexistipes sp. encodes:
- the dnaN gene encoding DNA polymerase III subunit beta: MQFSIIKENILPLIQHANNFTSSKGINTILENILIEAEEEEIQLKASNTHMGFSAKIKANIEETGTTTVSCKKLHDIIKELPNAAVIDFKYDGSKLKLTSGKSKFTLSTIEPEFFPTMTPITPEYRIKMKSGSLEKLLQKTIFCISNDPSKTEYTGAHFKVFGNKLEIGSADFQRIATAETVFDEEFSDEFTINIPKKTAIEVSKLLDLDDEVEIETDKKQVQFKIDNIVVYSKLIEKFIKNIGSLFKTNYPISARIPTRQFEEVVRRISTITSEVSRGIVLSFNENALNIFSLETEYGQGNEIIDGVELEGESIDIIFNSKLLLEIINHIDSEFFTIKMIGRKNPAIIVPENGKYQYLLVAISIDRY; this comes from the coding sequence ATGCAATTCAGCATAATTAAAGAAAATATTCTTCCGTTAATTCAACATGCAAACAATTTTACAAGTTCCAAAGGAATTAATACAATACTGGAAAATATACTTATCGAAGCTGAAGAAGAGGAAATCCAATTAAAGGCATCCAATACCCACATGGGCTTTTCAGCCAAAATAAAAGCAAATATTGAAGAAACAGGCACAACAACTGTATCATGCAAAAAATTACACGATATTATAAAAGAACTTCCAAATGCAGCTGTAATAGATTTTAAATATGACGGAAGCAAGTTGAAACTTACCTCCGGGAAGTCAAAATTCACACTTTCCACAATAGAACCGGAATTTTTTCCCACAATGACACCTATAACCCCTGAATACAGAATAAAAATGAAGAGTGGATCTCTTGAAAAACTGCTGCAGAAAACAATTTTCTGCATATCAAACGATCCATCAAAAACAGAATATACCGGTGCTCATTTTAAAGTATTCGGCAACAAACTTGAAATAGGTTCAGCTGATTTCCAAAGGATAGCAACAGCGGAAACTGTATTTGACGAGGAATTCAGTGATGAGTTTACCATAAATATCCCCAAAAAGACAGCCATTGAGGTCTCTAAACTTCTGGATTTGGATGATGAAGTCGAAATTGAAACCGATAAAAAACAGGTACAGTTTAAAATAGATAATATTGTTGTTTATTCAAAGCTTATCGAAAAATTTATCAAGAACATTGGTTCTCTCTTTAAAACAAATTATCCCATATCAGCAAGAATTCCAACAAGGCAGTTTGAGGAGGTCGTCAGAAGAATTTCCACAATTACAAGTGAAGTTTCCAGAGGTATAGTACTCTCTTTTAATGAAAACGCTTTAAATATATTCAGCCTTGAAACCGAATATGGTCAGGGGAATGAAATAATCGACGGTGTTGAATTAGAAGGTGAATCAATTGATATAATATTTAATTCAAAACTTCTGCTGGAAATTATAAATCATATTGATTCGGAATTTTTCACAATAAAAATGATTGGAAGAAAAAATCCGGCAATAATAGTACCTGAAAACGGTAAATATCAATATCTGCTTGTTGCTATATCAATAGACAGATATTAG
- the recF gene encoding DNA replication/repair protein RecF (All proteins in this family for which functions are known are DNA-binding proteins that assist the filamentation of RecA onto DNA for the initiation of recombination or recombinational repair.) gives MLIQNLFLLNFRNHKELNLSFSKNINYIKGANAAGKTSIVEGISTALNLKSFRQSQLKHLVNFNSDNFFIETNVMRNFYDYDEYLYNIKFKYSNGSFVYENNKKIKRVEDYIFNYPVLVYSPENEGLISENQEKKRKFLDKISFYTNKVHFNNLKNYNKLLRIKKSYLYHNHPDHRYLESITESMYNFSADIQKSRKYVVNQINDKILEFYNNVPGKIENFYFIYEPAPVDIEKINEEKAKKRVLSGAHLDRIYVFYNGKKYESFASFGQKKTFALCSLFTSVLIVEEFLNSGIIIILDDLEVGLDSSRINFFKGLLGKNQTFITGVSNRYFKDAKNIAL, from the coding sequence GTGCTCATACAAAATTTGTTTCTTTTGAATTTTAGAAATCATAAAGAATTAAATCTGTCCTTTTCTAAAAATATCAATTATATAAAAGGTGCAAACGCCGCCGGCAAAACAAGTATTGTTGAAGGCATTTCCACAGCTTTAAATTTAAAAAGTTTCAGGCAGTCTCAGCTTAAACACCTTGTGAATTTCAATTCTGACAATTTTTTCATAGAAACTAACGTCATGCGTAATTTTTATGACTATGATGAATATCTGTACAATATAAAATTTAAATATAGCAACGGAAGTTTTGTATATGAAAACAATAAGAAAATAAAAAGGGTCGAAGATTATATATTTAACTACCCTGTTCTTGTTTATTCTCCTGAAAATGAAGGACTTATAAGTGAAAATCAGGAAAAAAAACGTAAATTTTTGGATAAAATTTCTTTTTATACAAATAAGGTTCATTTTAATAACCTTAAGAATTACAACAAGCTTCTGAGAATCAAAAAGAGCTATCTTTATCATAATCATCCGGATCACAGATATCTCGAATCCATAACAGAAAGTATGTATAATTTTTCAGCAGATATACAGAAATCCAGAAAATATGTAGTAAATCAAATCAACGACAAAATTTTGGAGTTTTATAATAATGTTCCCGGTAAAATAGAAAACTTTTATTTTATATACGAGCCAGCACCGGTTGACATTGAAAAGATTAATGAAGAGAAAGCAAAAAAAAGAGTTTTAAGCGGAGCTCATCTGGACAGAATTTATGTCTTTTACAACGGCAAAAAGTATGAATCGTTTGCAAGTTTCGGACAGAAGAAAACATTTGCTCTTTGCTCACTATTCACTTCTGTTTTAATAGTTGAAGAATTTTTAAATAGTGGTATAATAATCATTTTAGACGATCTTGAGGTTGGTCTGGATAGTTCCAGAATAAATTTTTTCAAGGGATTACTTGGGAAAAACCAGACATTCATTACAGGTGTTAGCAACAGGTATTTCAAAGACGCAAAAAACATTGCTTTATAA
- the gyrA gene encoding DNA gyrase subunit A yields the protein MKKKGIIELSIEDSIKESYLDYAMSVIVGRALPDVRDGLKPVHRRVLFAMNEMGIVHNKPYKKSARIVGDVIGKYHPHGDAAVYDTAVRMAQDFSMRYPLIDGQGNFGSIDGDSPAAMRYTEIRMARIAEEMLTDLDKNTVDFIDNYDGSLSEPVVLPTKIPNLLVNGGSGIAVGMATNIPPHNLTEVIDALQYMLKNDDYTAEDVLTFIKGPDFPTAGIIMGKSDIKNAYLTGRSSIKVRARTNIEETKSGKERIIVTELPYQVNKANLIEKIAELVRDKKITGITDLRDESDRDGIRVVIEIKKGDHPDIVLNQLYKYTQMETSFGINMVALVEGKPKTFSLLRILEEFIKHRVVVVTRRTEYLLKNAENRLHILEGLKTAVEYIDEVIKIIRGSADGKDAKSRLIERFNFSDTQSQAILDMRLQKLTGLEIEKLEDEYRNILQNIEYFKNILTNKNVLKDVIYEEMSEIKEKYGDKRKTEISASSEEINIEDLIPDDEAVVTITHNGYIKRTPLNSFSAQKRGGKGKSGALSKGDDFIERLIVSSNHSKLMFFTNLGRIYFLKVYELPESAPGTRGRHVSNFIHFSEDEFIASVLSVSDNVEEKDIVFGTKKGLVKRSPVSLFKSGRSGIIAIKLRDGDEIVSTDFVSDDDNILIATKKGKAIHFSANDIRSMGRNATGVKGIDLAKNDEVVSMEIASGAPYLLTVTENGYGKCTPVNEYRLQSRGGKGIKLSKVTSKTGKICGAKQVRQSDDVMLIIKSGKIIRIGVSQISVLSRDTQGVTLMNTGDDYIVSFAVVKEV from the coding sequence ATGAAAAAAAAGGGGATTATAGAGCTTAGTATAGAAGACTCTATTAAAGAAAGTTATCTCGACTATGCAATGAGCGTGATTGTCGGCAGAGCTCTGCCTGATGTGAGGGATGGACTAAAACCCGTTCACAGAAGAGTTCTCTTTGCAATGAATGAAATGGGCATAGTTCATAACAAGCCTTATAAAAAATCTGCAAGGATTGTTGGTGATGTTATCGGGAAATATCATCCTCATGGAGATGCAGCAGTCTATGATACAGCTGTCCGTATGGCACAGGATTTTTCAATGCGCTATCCGCTTATAGACGGTCAGGGCAACTTTGGGTCAATAGATGGGGATTCCCCTGCTGCAATGAGATATACAGAGATAAGAATGGCCAGGATTGCAGAGGAAATGCTGACAGATCTTGATAAGAATACTGTTGATTTTATCGATAATTATGACGGTTCTCTTAGTGAGCCCGTTGTTCTGCCCACTAAAATTCCTAATTTGCTGGTTAACGGAGGCAGCGGGATTGCTGTGGGGATGGCTACAAATATTCCACCTCATAACCTTACAGAGGTAATCGATGCATTGCAGTATATGCTTAAAAATGATGATTACACTGCTGAGGACGTTCTTACATTTATAAAAGGCCCTGATTTTCCCACTGCAGGCATTATAATGGGTAAATCAGATATTAAAAATGCATACTTGACAGGTCGATCATCCATAAAAGTCAGAGCACGCACAAATATTGAAGAAACAAAAAGCGGTAAAGAGCGGATAATTGTTACCGAACTTCCTTACCAAGTGAATAAAGCTAATCTTATAGAAAAGATTGCAGAACTAGTCAGAGATAAGAAAATTACCGGCATTACGGATTTAAGGGATGAGTCCGACAGAGACGGTATCAGAGTGGTTATAGAAATTAAAAAGGGTGACCACCCTGATATTGTTTTAAACCAGCTTTACAAATATACACAAATGGAAACGTCTTTTGGTATTAATATGGTGGCACTTGTTGAGGGTAAGCCGAAAACGTTTTCTCTTCTGAGGATATTGGAAGAATTTATCAAGCACAGAGTTGTTGTGGTTACCAGAAGAACCGAATACCTTCTTAAAAACGCAGAAAATCGCCTGCATATTCTTGAAGGGTTGAAAACTGCCGTTGAATATATTGATGAAGTTATAAAAATTATTCGCGGCTCTGCTGACGGAAAGGATGCAAAATCAAGACTAATCGAGCGGTTTAATTTTAGTGATACACAGTCTCAGGCTATTCTTGATATGAGACTTCAGAAGCTTACCGGCCTTGAAATTGAAAAGCTTGAGGATGAATATAGAAATATTTTGCAAAATATAGAGTATTTCAAAAATATTCTTACTAATAAAAATGTTCTGAAAGATGTTATTTATGAAGAAATGTCAGAAATTAAGGAGAAATACGGCGATAAAAGGAAAACTGAAATATCTGCATCTTCTGAAGAGATTAATATTGAGGATCTTATCCCTGATGATGAAGCTGTAGTTACTATCACACACAATGGATATATAAAAAGAACTCCTCTTAACTCTTTTTCCGCACAAAAACGCGGTGGAAAAGGCAAATCCGGTGCGCTGAGTAAAGGTGACGATTTTATTGAGAGGCTTATCGTTTCCTCTAACCACTCCAAGCTGATGTTTTTTACTAATCTCGGTCGAATTTATTTTCTCAAAGTTTACGAGCTTCCCGAGTCTGCTCCGGGAACCCGCGGCAGACATGTTTCAAATTTCATACACTTTTCAGAGGATGAGTTCATCGCTTCTGTGCTTTCTGTTTCAGATAATGTTGAGGAGAAGGATATTGTTTTCGGAACTAAAAAGGGACTTGTAAAGCGTTCTCCCGTAAGTCTCTTTAAAAGCGGCAGAAGTGGGATAATAGCAATAAAGTTAAGGGATGGAGATGAAATTGTTTCCACTGATTTTGTTTCTGATGATGATAATATTTTGATTGCCACGAAAAAGGGCAAAGCCATTCACTTTTCAGCAAATGACATCAGATCGATGGGAAGAAATGCAACCGGTGTAAAAGGTATTGATTTGGCAAAAAATGATGAGGTGGTTTCAATGGAGATTGCATCCGGTGCACCTTATCTTCTTACAGTGACTGAAAACGGTTACGGAAAATGCACCCCTGTTAATGAGTACAGATTACAATCAAGGGGCGGCAAGGGTATTAAATTGTCAAAAGTTACTTCAAAAACCGGAAAGATATGCGGTGCAAAACAGGTCAGACAAAGCGATGATGTAATGCTTATTATAAAAAGCGGTAAAATAATTCGCATAGGAGTATCTCAGATATCTGTATTGAGCCGTGATACTCAGGGTGTAACACTTATGAATACCGGAGATGATTATATAGTTTCTTTTGCTGTGGTTAAGGAGGTATAG
- the gyrB gene encoding DNA topoisomerase (ATP-hydrolyzing) subunit B, translated as MELNKDYSEASIKVLEGLDPVRQRPGMYIGSTDTKGLHHLVFEVIDNSIDEAMAGFCSKISVTLHIDGSITIEDDGRGIPVGNHPVAGKPTVEVVMTTLHSGGKFNSGAYYASGGLHGVGVSVVNALSEFLEVTVRRNGGIYYQKYERGKPVCEFDKIGKTSKSGTKITFKADPLIFETTEFSYETLARRFRELAFLNSGVEIAISDEKDDKSKTFFAEGGIVSYIKYLNKSKGLLIDEPVYIQGKYEDILVEISLLYNDSYNEAIYSFVNNIHTDGGGTHEAGFKAAYTKIFNSFVNKHGLLKEKFNLTGDDIREGMSAILSVKMNEPVFEGQTKGKLGSSKAKTAVENVMYNYLTDYLEENPSIVKRILDKAIQAFRAREAARKAKELTRRKNALEVSTLPGKLADCQEKDPSKSEIFIVEGDSAGGSAKQCRHRKFQAILPLKGKILNVEKARYDKILSNNEIKSIITALGTGISKDDFNIEKLRYHKIIIMTDADVDGAHITTLLLTYFFRYMRQIIERGYLYIAKPPLYKIKKGKMERYIHDEEEMEDFLLDSGLVDIEIDELPEHRYKEVFKNLLAYDDLLNKFARKGLYRPLMSELAVYEGLNASNFSQEGFIENLFQYLKDKGAFEQYKNTEIEYNYEFDRYNIVVESETKRFVFNTEFMGTPEFKELRRLGMFVSELGSKPYKVTVSGNVKTFDNVKELITFIEERGKKGLSIQRYKGLGEMNPEQLWETTVDPERRSLYQVKIEDAEAADELFSLLMGDIVAPRREFIEENALKAKNIDI; from the coding sequence ATGGAATTAAATAAGGATTACAGCGAAGCCAGTATTAAGGTTCTGGAAGGTCTCGATCCGGTTAGACAGAGGCCTGGAATGTATATTGGTTCCACCGATACAAAAGGGCTTCATCATTTGGTTTTTGAAGTTATTGATAACTCTATAGATGAAGCTATGGCCGGATTTTGCAGTAAAATTTCTGTTACTCTGCATATTGACGGCAGCATTACCATTGAAGACGATGGAAGAGGTATTCCTGTGGGGAATCATCCGGTTGCAGGAAAGCCTACAGTGGAAGTGGTAATGACTACACTTCACTCCGGAGGAAAGTTTAACTCAGGTGCGTATTACGCTTCCGGAGGACTTCACGGGGTTGGGGTTTCTGTTGTTAATGCGCTGTCTGAGTTTTTGGAAGTAACAGTGAGGAGAAACGGCGGGATATACTACCAAAAGTATGAAAGAGGTAAACCTGTTTGTGAATTTGATAAAATTGGGAAAACAAGCAAAAGCGGTACAAAAATTACATTTAAAGCTGATCCTCTGATTTTTGAAACAACAGAATTTTCTTATGAAACACTTGCCCGCAGATTCCGAGAACTTGCTTTTTTAAACAGCGGTGTGGAAATAGCCATATCCGATGAAAAAGACGATAAATCCAAAACATTCTTTGCTGAAGGCGGGATTGTCAGTTATATAAAATATCTCAATAAAAGCAAAGGACTTCTTATAGACGAGCCCGTTTATATTCAGGGCAAATATGAAGATATTCTTGTGGAAATTTCACTTTTATACAATGATTCGTATAATGAAGCAATTTATTCCTTTGTAAACAATATACATACAGACGGCGGCGGAACTCATGAAGCAGGCTTTAAAGCAGCATATACGAAAATTTTTAACTCATTTGTAAATAAACACGGCCTCCTTAAAGAAAAATTTAATCTTACCGGTGATGATATAAGGGAAGGGATGTCGGCTATCTTGTCAGTTAAAATGAACGAACCTGTTTTTGAGGGGCAAACCAAAGGTAAGTTGGGTTCCTCCAAAGCCAAAACTGCTGTTGAAAATGTTATGTATAATTATCTTACAGATTATTTGGAAGAAAATCCGTCTATTGTAAAAAGGATACTTGATAAAGCTATACAGGCATTCAGGGCGAGAGAGGCTGCAAGAAAAGCCAAAGAACTGACAAGAAGAAAAAATGCTCTTGAAGTTTCAACTTTGCCGGGTAAACTTGCTGACTGCCAGGAAAAAGATCCTTCCAAATCTGAAATTTTTATAGTTGAGGGAGATTCTGCAGGGGGCTCTGCAAAACAGTGCAGGCATAGGAAATTTCAGGCAATTTTACCGCTTAAGGGTAAAATCCTGAATGTGGAAAAGGCCAGATACGATAAAATTTTGTCTAACAATGAAATAAAGAGTATTATTACAGCCCTTGGAACAGGTATCAGCAAAGATGATTTTAATATTGAAAAATTACGATATCATAAAATCATTATAATGACTGATGCTGATGTGGACGGAGCTCACATAACAACACTTCTGCTTACTTATTTTTTCAGGTATATGAGACAGATAATAGAAAGGGGTTATTTATATATCGCCAAACCCCCTCTTTATAAAATCAAAAAAGGAAAAATGGAAAGATATATTCACGATGAAGAGGAAATGGAAGATTTTCTTCTGGATTCAGGCTTGGTGGATATTGAAATTGACGAACTTCCCGAACACAGATATAAAGAGGTTTTTAAAAATCTACTTGCATACGATGATCTTTTAAATAAGTTTGCACGTAAGGGGTTATACCGTCCTTTGATGTCCGAACTTGCTGTTTATGAAGGATTAAATGCCTCTAATTTTTCCCAGGAAGGTTTCATAGAAAATCTTTTTCAGTATCTAAAAGATAAGGGTGCTTTTGAACAGTATAAAAACACGGAAATTGAATATAATTATGAGTTTGACAGATACAATATTGTAGTGGAAAGCGAAACAAAGCGCTTTGTATTTAATACGGAGTTTATGGGCACTCCTGAGTTTAAAGAGTTGAGAAGGCTTGGAATGTTCGTAAGTGAGCTGGGAAGCAAACCTTATAAGGTAACAGTTAGCGGTAATGTAAAAACATTTGATAATGTAAAAGAGCTTATAACCTTTATTGAGGAAAGAGGGAAAAAAGGACTTTCTATTCAGCGTTATAAGGGTCTTGGCGAGATGAATCCTGAGCAGCTTTGGGAAACGACTGTGGATCCTGAGCGGAGATCCCTTTATCAGGTGAAAATTGAAGATGCTGAAGCTGCAGATGAACTTTTTTCACTGCTGATGGGTGATATTGTTGCACCAAGAAGGGAATTTATCGAAGAAAATGCTCTGAAAGCTAAAAATATTGATATTTAA
- a CDS encoding DUF72 domain-containing protein has product MMLLNSTPLYLGTSGYKYDDWMDVFYPAGTSHYNMLEYYTKHFNLIEITFTFYKIPYAKTIQSILSRTPDNVFFSVRLHKNLLRGRNTQREFNDFLYGLSPLLENNKIKAFFADYNYKFTSCRANMSIIKELAGKLPAEVPFFAELPSSTWYKERYIEEFKENRIGLIGLHLPEIPGLAPFYPVSTNYFTYLRLYGKSRLWVVPDDKDTGYRYKQDEIKKILNRCIDASVLSKGIFISYCNVTGGNAAVNALDTKKIVESEF; this is encoded by the coding sequence ATGATGCTGTTAAATTCAACTCCACTTTATTTGGGGACAAGCGGTTACAAATATGACGACTGGATGGATGTGTTTTACCCTGCCGGTACTTCTCATTACAATATGCTGGAATACTATACAAAACATTTTAATCTTATAGAAATAACATTTACTTTTTATAAAATACCATATGCCAAAACAATTCAGAGCATATTATCAAGGACTCCTGATAATGTATTCTTTTCAGTAAGGCTTCATAAAAACTTATTGCGAGGAAGAAATACACAAAGAGAATTTAATGATTTTTTATACGGTTTAAGCCCTTTGCTGGAAAACAATAAAATTAAAGCGTTTTTTGCCGACTACAATTATAAATTTACCTCATGCAGAGCAAACATGAGTATTATTAAAGAACTGGCTGGAAAACTGCCTGCTGAAGTTCCGTTCTTTGCAGAACTGCCAAGTAGTACATGGTACAAGGAAAGGTATATTGAAGAGTTCAAGGAAAACAGAATAGGCCTGATAGGTCTTCATTTGCCGGAAATACCAGGACTTGCACCTTTTTACCCGGTTAGTACCAATTATTTTACTTATCTAAGACTGTACGGCAAAAGCAGGCTTTGGGTTGTTCCGGATGACAAAGATACTGGCTACAGATACAAGCAAGATGAAATTAAAAAAATATTAAACAGGTGCATCGATGCCAGTGTCCTCAGCAAAGGGATTTTTATAAGCTATTGCAATGTAACAGGGGGAAATGCTGCAGTAAATGCCCTGGATACGAAAAAAATAGTTGAAAGTGAATTTTAA
- the dnaA gene encoding chromosomal replication initiator protein DnaA: MDNVKIWDEVLKEASYKLNEQEINTWLKPLSVAELRGDIVTISVPNRFYKTWVQDKYLTLIKNIFNNTLSIEADIELVIKNQTKKKNNNIQASSPTYHININNHNSNINKQYTFDTFVVGGSNQFSHAACMAVGEGFFHTYNPLFIYGGVGLGKTHLMHAVGNKLMQSYPKLKILYISSENFTNEMIYSLKTKSMDDFRGKYRSIDVLLFDDVQFLAGKERSTEEFFYTFNSLYDSQKQIIITCDKTPNEIPTMEDRLKSRFAWGLIADIQAPSNEEKTAILMKRAELMNLELSEEVALFIAENLKSDNIRELIGALIRLSAFASFHNEELSIELAKRSLDKFLIKKDRALNPEVIIDTVTSFFNIKPSELKSKKRTKSISYPRQICMYILREKLNISLQEVGEYFGGRDHATVLHSIKNIENKIKTDSELKELINVIYKKLYS; encoded by the coding sequence TTGGATAATGTAAAAATATGGGATGAAGTGCTAAAAGAAGCTTCCTATAAATTAAATGAACAAGAGATTAATACATGGCTTAAACCTTTAAGTGTTGCCGAGCTGAGAGGTGATATAGTCACAATTTCAGTGCCAAACAGGTTTTATAAAACGTGGGTGCAAGATAAATATCTGACTCTCATAAAAAATATTTTTAATAACACTCTTTCTATTGAAGCAGATATAGAGTTGGTTATAAAAAATCAAACAAAGAAAAAGAATAACAATATACAAGCCTCCAGTCCTACATATCATATAAATATCAATAATCATAACAGCAATATAAACAAGCAGTACACCTTTGACACTTTTGTTGTAGGCGGCTCCAACCAGTTTTCACATGCTGCATGTATGGCGGTGGGCGAGGGTTTTTTCCATACATATAATCCTCTTTTTATTTACGGCGGAGTCGGGCTTGGAAAAACACACCTGATGCACGCTGTAGGAAATAAACTGATGCAAAGCTATCCCAAACTTAAAATTTTATATATATCAAGTGAAAATTTCACTAATGAGATGATATATTCATTAAAAACAAAAAGCATGGATGATTTCAGAGGAAAATACAGAAGCATTGATGTGCTGCTTTTCGATGATGTCCAGTTTCTGGCCGGTAAAGAAAGGAGTACCGAGGAATTTTTCTATACTTTTAACTCCCTTTACGACTCACAAAAGCAGATTATAATAACATGCGATAAAACTCCCAATGAAATACCGACAATGGAAGACAGACTCAAAAGCAGATTCGCCTGGGGTCTTATCGCAGATATTCAGGCACCTTCAAATGAAGAGAAAACGGCCATTTTGATGAAAAGAGCAGAATTGATGAATCTTGAACTTAGTGAAGAAGTGGCCCTTTTTATTGCTGAAAATCTCAAAAGTGACAACATCAGGGAGCTAATAGGTGCATTGATCAGATTGAGTGCTTTTGCATCATTTCACAATGAAGAGCTGAGCATTGAGCTGGCAAAAAGATCTTTGGATAAATTTCTTATAAAAAAAGACAGAGCTCTCAATCCCGAAGTGATAATTGACACGGTCACCTCATTTTTCAACATAAAGCCGTCAGAGTTAAAATCCAAAAAGAGAACGAAAAGTATTTCCTATCCAAGGCAGATATGTATGTATATTCTAAGAGAAAAGCTGAATATTTCACTGCAGGAAGTGGGTGAATATTTCGGCGGCAGAGATCATGCAACAGTTTTGCATTCAATAAAAAATATAGAAAACAAAATCAAAACAGATAGTGAACTTAAAGAGCTGATAAACGTCATTTACAAAAAGCTATACAGCTGA